TTTTGCAGTGCTGGCCTTGTTCATCAGTATCCGCTCTCAAGGACGTGGCCTGGGTCAGGGCATGAAAGCCGCGGACTTTCGCACCCTGCTTATGGCCTCCATCATGCTGGCCATTCACTGGGCCACTTTTTTCGTGGCCGTCAAAGTGGGCGGTGTAGCCATTGCCACCCTGGGTTTTGCCAGCTTCCCGGCCTTCATTACCTTGTGTGAATGGGCCGTGCTGCGCGAGCGCGTCACCGTGTCGGAATGGATCATTCTGGCCCTGGTCACCTTTGGCTTGTTGCTGGTGACCCCCTCTTTCGATTTCCAGGATCAATCTACCATTGGCCTGGCCTGGGCGATTGCCTCCGGCTTTACCTTCGCCATGTTCACCCTGATCAACCGCCGCGCCGCCAAGCATTTGTCGGCACAGCAAGTGGCCTGGTGGGAAAACCTGTTTGTCGCCTTGATGTGCTGGCCTTTTGCCATACCGCTGCTGGGCGACAGCACGCTGGTGGACTGGGTATGGATTGCACTGCTGGGAGTGTTTTGTACGGCCTTGTCGCACTACCTGCTGGTCTCTGCGCTAACCGTTCTGAATGCTCGTAGCGCCGGAATTGTGATCGCCCTGGAGCCTGTCTACGCCATCGCCTTTGCGGCTCTGCTCTTCGCTCAATACCCCAGCAGCCGTGCGCTGCTGGGTGGAGCCATCATGATTGGCGCCATCACCTGGGCAGGCTTGCGCCCACCCAAGTCCAGCTGATGGCTTAGGCCATCGCTTCCAGAACCTGGGCAACGGCGGCACCGACTTCTGCGGTGCTGGCCTGGCCGCCCAGATCAGGGGTACGTGGGCCGTTGGCCAAAACCTGTTCAATGGCTTGCACCACTTCGGCGGCGGCCTGCGGGTAGCCCAGGAAATCCAGCATCAAGGCACCGCTCCAGATCTGACCGACCGGGTTGGCAATGCCCTTGCCGTAGATATCCGGGGCCGAGCCGTGCACGGGCTCAAACAGGGATGGGAACACACGTTCGGGGTTCAGGTTGGCCGACGGTGCAATACCGATGGTGCCAGTACATGCCGGACCCAGATCGGACAAGATATCGCCAAACAGGTTGGAAGCCACGACTACGTCGAACCAGTCCGGGTGCTGCACAAAGTGCGCGCACAGAATGTCGATGTGATACTTGTCCCACTTCACATCCGGGTATTGCTCGCCCATGGCTGCCACGCGGGAATCCCACCAGGGCATGGAAATCGAGATACCGTTGGATTTGGTCGCCGCGGTAACGTGCTTGCCACGCTTTTTAGCCAGCTCAAAAGCGAACTTCAAGACACGGTCTGTACCGGTGCGGGTAAAGACGCTTTCCTGAATCACCACTTCGCGCTGCGTGCCTTCAAACATGATGCCGCCGCTATTGGAGTACTCGCCTTCGGTATTCTCGCGCACGATGAAGAAATCAATATCACCGGGCTCACGACCTGCCAGTGGCGAACGCACGCCGGGCATCAAACGCACGGGACGCAAGTTGATGTACTGATCGAACTCACGACGGAACTTGAACAGGGACTCCCACAGCGAAACGTGGTCAGGCACCAGATCGGGCCAGCCCATGGCCCCAAAGAAAATGGCCTCGGTATCCATCAGTTGGGCTTTCCAGTCCGAGGGCATCATGGTGCCGTGCTTCTGATAGTAGTCCGAGCTCCAGTCCAGCACTTTCCAATCAAAATTGATGGCGTGACGGCGAGCGGCCACTTCCAGAATACGCAGCCCTTCGGGCATGACTTCCTTGCCGATCCCATCTCCCGCGATCACGGCAATACGATGAACTTTACTCATTCCTCTTTCCTTGTGGTTTTACATGGCCTCAACGGCCTTATTCTGACAAGACGCTGCTCTGTTCACAAAACAGCAAGTAGCCTGCCAGCTCCCCACGGTGCTGGCAGGCGGGTCCTGATCCAACAATGATTAATAGCCCTGGCTGTGATTGACTCGCCCGGACGCCGGTTTGCCTTCTTGCAAAAGCTCGATACGCGAACCGATTTGCTCCAGCGCCAGCTCTCGCACAGTGATGCCCGAAATGTGCGGCGTAATCATCACGGAAGGAATGCCCCAATACGGATGGTCTGCTGGCAGCGGCTCCTGGGTGAAAGCATCCAGCAAAGCACCTGACAGATGGCCGCTCTTGAGAGCCTCCAGCACATCGGCATCAACCAGGTGACCACCACGAGCCACGTTGATCAGATAACCGCCAGGCTGCAAATTCGACAATACATCGCGATTGATCAAGCCCTCGGTTTGCGGAGTCAATGGCAAAGCATTAACCAGGATACGACTGGCAGATACGCACTCTTTCAGGCCCTGCTCACCGGCATAACAAGGGAAGTCAGCCTCGTGCAACCGACGCGACCAGCCATGCACGGGATAACCCAGACTGGCAATGACCTTGGCAATCTTGCTGCCAATCGCACCCAGACCCAGCACAGCTACCGGCCACTGACGGCGGTCAATCGGGCGATGCGCTTTCCATTTGCCTTCACGCGCCTGTTCTTCGTATGGCTGAAAACGGCCCACGGCACGCAGCACACCATACAAGGCATATTCGGCCATTTGCTCGGCCATGCCCGCGTCTTCCAGGCGGTACAAAGGCATTTCGGCCGGGATTGTCCCTGCCACCGCATCCACGCCCGCCCCCAGGTTAAAGGTGGCGCGCAGATTGGGCTCCTGCTTGAACAAGACCGTGTCCGGCTGCCAGACCACGGCATAGGTCGCCCCGGTGCTGGGCTGGCCCGGTACGAACTCGTCGACTTTCCAGTGAGGATAAGCTTTGCGGAATTCGTCCGCCCACCGTGTGGTTTCAGATGGCCGTGCGGTAGCAACAACAAGATGTGGCAGTTGCGTGGGCATTAACGTTTCCCTCCAAATAAAGAACCCAACACCCCACGCAGCACTTTGGTGGCAGCCCGTTTGGTCTCGGTTTTGATCATGCTTTGCACCAAGCCGTCTTTCTTGCCACCCCGCGGCCCTGTTGATCCAAATAGAAAGTCATTCACCACGCCCATCAGGCCGTCATCCTTGGCAGCCGCCGAGCCACCCGCCTGAGTGGCACCCGCGGCGCCATTGGCGGCCGCATCCGTCGCTTTTTTGGCCAGCACTTCGTAAGCGGACTCACGATCAATAGCTTGGTCGTACTTCAAGCCAAACAAGGAGGCTTGTCGTACCGTTTGTCGTTCCGCATCGGTAGCGGGACCAATCCGGCTACCCGGCGCCACCAGCCAGGCACGCTCGGTAGGCGTGGGAATCCCCTTGGCATCCAGCATGGACACCAGGGCTTCACCCACACCCAATTCCGTAATGGCCGCTTCAATATCCAGACCTGGATTGGGACGCATGGTTTGCGCCGCCGTCTTGACAGCTTTTTGATCGCGCGGCGTAAAGGCGCGCAAGGCGTGCTGAACCCGGTTACCCAACTGGCCCAGAACGGTGTCAGGGATATCCAGCGGGTTTTGTGTCACGAAATAAATACCCACCCCTTTGGAGCGAATCAGGCGTACAACCTGCTCCACTTTTTCCAGCAGTGCCTTGGGTGCACCTGTAAACAATAAGTGGGCTTCGTCAAAGAAGAAAACCAGACGCGGCTTGTCCAGATCGCCCACCTCCGGCAAACGCTCGTACAGATCAGCCAGCATCCACAACAGGAACACGGCGTACAAACGGGGCGATTGCATCAGCTTGTCGGCGGCCAGCACATTGATCATGCCCCGCCCGGCCGAATCGGTGCGAATCCAGTCCATCACATCCAGGGCCGGCTCACCAAAGAAGCGATCCGCCCCTTGCGTTTCCAGGCGCAGCAAGGCTCGCTGAATGGCTCCCACACTGGCGGCGGCAATATTGCCGTACTGGCCACGCAGTTCGGCCGCACGATCCGATATGTCCTGCAGCAAGGCACGCAAATCCTTCAGATCCAGAATCAGCTGGCCTTCATCGTCTGCCACACGGAAAAGAATGTTCAGAATCCCTTCCTGGGTGTCATTCAGCTCCAGAATCTGGGCCAGCAACAAGGGCCCCATGTCGGAGATGGTGGCGCGGACCGGGTGGCCCTGCTCGCCGAAAATATCCCAGAAGGTGACCGGGTTTGCGCCCCAGGCCGGTTCAGGCAGACCCAGTTTTTGCAGACGCTCCTGCAGTTTGGGATTGGGCTGGGCAGCCTGGGAAATTCCGCTCAGGTCTCCCTTGGCATCAGCCAGAAACACCGGGGTTCCCTGGCGGGAAAACGCTTCGGCCAGCACCTGCAAGGTGACGGTTTTACCCGTTCCTGTGGCACCCGTAATACAACCATGCCGGTTGGCCAGCGCTGGCAACAGGTAAATGGGAGTATTGCTGTTCTGAGCAAGCAAAATTGGATCGGCCATGATTGTTTGTTCTCTTCCGGATAGAATGCCAAGTGCCTAGATTCTAGCGACTTTCACCCAAGCTCGGGCCTTGTCGCGCAGACAGGTTAAAATAGATCTGTTTTTCTTTGAACGTAGTCTACTGAATTGGTAATACTTTATGGCCGGACATAGTAAATGGGCGAATATTCAGCACCGTAAAGGTCGTCAGGACGCAAAACGGGGCAAACTTTGGACCAAGATCATTCGTGAGGTCACCGTGGCCGCACGTGCCGGAGGGCCTGATCCCGAGTCCAACCCACGTTTGCGCATGGCCTGGGACAAGGCAACCGCGGCCAATATGCCCAAAGACAATATTCTGCGCGCCATCCAGCGCGGCGCAGGTGGGGCAGACGACGCCAACTACGAAGAAATCCGCTACGAAGGCTATGGCATCAACGGCGCTGCCGTGATTGTGGACTGCATGACCGACAACCGTCAGCGCACTGTCTCGGATGTGCGTCACGCCTTTACAAAAAATGGCGGTAATCTGGGCCTGGACGGCTCGGTCGTGTTTCAATTTCGCCACTGCGGTCAGTTTCTGTTCGCTCCCGGCACTTCGGAAGACACGATTATGGAAATCGGTCTGGAAGCCGGTGCCGACGATATCGTGACGGACGAAGAAGGTCTGATCGAAGTGCTGTGCGCTCCCACGGATTACCCGGCTGTGCAAGCCGCGTTCCAGGCAGCAGGCCTGACGCCCGAAGTGGAAGGCGTGGTCATGAAAGCCCTGAACGAGACCGAACTGAGCGGCGACGATGCCGTCAAAATGCAAAAACTTCTGGACGCACTGGAAGGCCTGGACGATGTCCAAGAGGTCTACACCACCGCCGTCATGGACGAAGCCGAATAACCTGGTTCCTGAAAACTCCTCTTTGCGGGCCCTGCCCGACTCATCACTATGAAGCTACTTGTTGTCGGCAGCGGCGGCCGTGAACACGCCTTGGCATGGCGCCTGGCCCAATCTGCACGCGTGCAGACTGTCTACGTTGCCCCTGGCAATGGCGGTACCGCGCGTGCCGAACGTATTGAAAACCTGGCGATCACCGATATCCAGGAACTGATTGCCTTTGTGAAGCAAGAAAAAATTGCCTTCACCGTCGTCGGCCCGGAAGCCCCTCTGGCCGCCGGCATTGTGGACGCCTTCCGTGCGGCCGGCCTGAAAATCTTTGGTCCCACCCAGGCTGCCGCGCAGCTGGAAAGCTCCAAGGACTACGCCAAGGCCTTCATGGTGCGTCACAACATCCCGACGGCCGCCTACGCGACCTTTACCGATCCGGAGGCCGCCAAGGATTACATCCGTCAGCAAGGCGCTCCCATTGTGGTCAAGGCCGATGGCCTGGCTGCTGGCAAGGGCGTGATTGTGGCCACCACGCTGGAAGAAGCACTGGGTGCCATTGACGACATTCTGGGCGATGGCCGCTTTGGCGCTGCCGGTGCCCGTGTGGTCGTGGAAGAATGCCTGACCGGCGAAGAAGCCAGCTTCATCGTTATGTGTGACGGCAAGAATGTGCTGCCCATGGCCACCAGCCAGGACCACAAACGCCTGAAAGACGGCGATCAGGGCCCGAACACCGGCGGCATGGGTGCCTACTCCCCCGCTCCTATCGTCAGCCCCACGCTGCACAACCGCATCATGCGCGAAGTCATTCACCCCACCATGCAAGGCATGGCCAAGGAGGGCTTGCCCTACTCCGGCTTTCTGTATGCTGGCGTGATGATTGACGATGGCCCGGACGCTACCCGCCCCATCAAGGTGCTGGAATTCAACTGCCGCATGGGCGACCCTGAAACCCAGCCCATCATGATGCGCATCAAGAGTGATCTGACCGAGACCTTCGAACTGGCTCTGGCCGGCAAGCTGGACGAGGCCACCATCGAATGGGATCGTCGTACCGCCATTGGCGTGGTACTGGCAGCGGCCAACTACCCCGAAGAGCCACGCACGGGTGATGCCATCACGCAATTTGCGAAAGACACCGACGAGTGCATCACCTTCCATGCAGGCACGCAGATGAAAGAGGGCACCGTGGTCACCACGGGTGGTCGTGTACTGTGTGTCACCGCCATGGCCGACTCCATCCGTCGCGCTCAGGAAGCCGCCTACGAGGCCATTTCCCAAACGCATTTCGACGGCAAGCAATTCCGTACCGATATCGGCTGGCGCGCTCTGCCCAGCAGTGAATCCTGATTGTCGCAGCAAGGTCTTTTCATGTCTTTACCCATTGATACCGTCCAGGCTTATTTCCGTCAGTTGCAAAGCCACATCGTGGACACTCTTGAGCAGCTGGATGGCACGCCTTTCGAGTCGGACCAGTGGGATCGTCCGGAAGGCGGTGGCGGTCTGTCCCGCCTGCTGGAGAACGGCCCCGTGTTCGAGCGGGCGGCCGTTCTGTTCAGCCATGTCAAAGGCCACACTCTGCCTCCGTCGGCCAGCGCCCACCGTCCCGAACTGGCCGGGCGCCCCTGGGAGGCCATGGGTGTTTCGCTGGTGATACACCCGCGCAATCCCTTTGTGCCCACCACGCACATGAACGTGCGCATGTTTGTGGCCCAGGCCCAGACAGCGGATCAAGACGATGTGTTCTGGTTTGGCGGCGGTCTGGACTTGACGCCCTACTACCTGCACGAAGACGATGCGCGCCACTTCCATCAGGTGTGCCACGATGCCCTGGCACCACACGGTGCGGATTACTACCCACGCTACAAGCGCTGGTGCGACGAGTATTTTTACCTGAAGCACCGCAACGAAACCCGTGGCATTGGCGGCATTTTCTACGACGATCTGAACGAGCCCGGCTTTGAGGCCAGCTTTGCCCTGACCCGCTCCGTGGGCAATTCCTTTACCGATGCCTATGCACCCATCGTGCGTGCCCGCATGGATCAGGAATACACCCAGGCGCATCGGGACTTCCAGGCCATACGTCGTGGCCGTTATGTGGAATTCAATCTGGTCTTTGACCGCGGCACCCTGTTTGGCCTGCAATCGGGTGGACGTACAGAATCCATCCTGCTGTCCATGCCCCCCCAGGCGAACTGGCGCTACAACTGGTCGCCCGAACCTGGCACTCCGGAAGCGGCGTTGGCGCAATACCTGGTGCCGCGCGAATGGATTTGAAGCGAGTCGGGCTCTTGGGTGGCAGTTTCGACCCCATCCATAAAGCCCACGTAGCACTGGCTGTTGCCGCGTTCGAGCAACTGCAGCTGGACCAGGTTCAGCTGTTGCCCGCCGCCCAACCCTGGCAACGCGACGCTCTGGGTGCCAGCACCCAGGATCGTCTGGCCATGGCCGAACTGGCTGCACAACGCCACCCCGGCCTGCAGGTCAACCCCGTGGAGATCGAGCGCGGCGGCCCCACCTACACCATCGACACGGTGCGCAGCTTGCCTGCCGGGTCGCGGTACTACTGGATTTTAGGCAGCGACCAACTGCATAACTTTTGCAGCTGGAACGACTGGCAGGAAATTCTTGAATACGTCGAACTGGCTGTTGCCCAGCGCCCCGGCAGTCCTGTGGAAACGCCCGAGGCCTTGCAACAGGAACTGAGTCGACTTCAGCGCCGTTTACATCAGATCGACTTTCTGCCCATGGACATCTCGGCCACCCAAATTCGGGAGCGAGTGCAGCGCGGTGACAACATCACCGCCCTGGTCCCGGAAGAAGTCGCTCAATACATTGACAAAAAACGGCTCTATCTTTCCCACCCACAGGCGCGCCCTGTATAGTTCTTTTTATGAATATAGAAACACTTCAACGACTCGTCATCGATGCCCTCGAGGACGTCAAAGCTCAAGACATCAAGGTCTTTAGCACTACCCACATGACCGGCCTGTTCGATCGTGTGGTCATCGCCAGTGGTACGTCCAACCGGCAAACCCGCGCTCTGGCCCAGAACGTGTTTGACAAGGCACGCCAAAACAAAGTCGAAGTCCTGGCCCATGAAGGCGAGGACACCGGCGAATGGGTGTTGCTGGACCTGGGTGACATTGTGGTGCATTGCATGCAGCCTGCCATCCGCCAGTACTACAACCTGGAAGAACTTTGGGGCGAGCGCCCTGTCGAAGTGGAACTGCTGCCGCAATCGCGCCAGGTTCCACCGGCTGGCTTTTTTGCCAGCGCCGACGAAGACGAAGACTAAACCCTTCCTCTGCCCTGTCGGCAATACCCGGGCCGCAGCTTACGATGCGGCCTTTTTTCTTTTACGACATTCCATGAAACTCATTGTCATCGCGGTAGGTCAGCGCATGCCCGACTGGGTGGAACAAGGCTGGCAGGAATATGCACGTCGCATGCCTCAGGACTGCGCCATAGAACTGCGCGAAATCAAGGCCGAACCCCGTACCAGCGGCAAGACGCCCGCCCAAATGATGCAGGCCGAGGCCAAGCGCATTGAAGCAGCCATTCCCGCTCAAGCAATGCGCATCGCTCTGGACGAACGCGGCAAGGACCTGACCACTGTCAAGCTGGCCCAGGAACTGGAGCGTTGGCGCAGCAGCGGTCAGGATATTGCGATTCTGGTCGGAGGCCCGGACGGGCTGGATGCGGCCTTGAAGCAAAGCTGCCACGGCATGCTGCGCCTGTCTTCCCTGACGCTGCCCCACCCTCTGGTACGTATTTTTCTGGCCGAACAGCTGTATCGCGCCTGGTCCGTCATGACCGGGCATCCCTATCATCGCGCCTGAACCTTCTTTTAGTCCTGGTTTTTCTTATGCCTTTTCAGCCCATCTACCTGGCCTCTGCCAGCCCACGTCGCCACGACTTGCTCAACAGTATCCAGATCACGCATGAAGTCCTGAACGTGCCCAGCCCTCCGGGCGAGGATGAGCCGCGCCTGGAACAGGAAGCCGTGCTGGACTATGTCCGTCGCACGGCCCGCGACAAGCTGCTGCGCGCCCTGGAATGGCGAGCACAGAATAGTAGCCTGGATCAAGAACGCGCTATTTTGAGTGCCGACACCACGGTCTGCATGGGCGAAGACATTTTTGGTAAACCTGCTGATATGGCCGATGCCGCACGTATCTTGCGCGAGCTCTCGGGCCGCCGTCACAAAGTGATGACCGCCCTGTCATTGGGCGTGGGCGGGGTGGAATTTGAAAGCATCAGCATCAGCGAAGTCAGCTTCAAAACGCTGAACGAGCAGGAAATTGCAGAGTACTGTGCCAGTGGCGAGCCTATGGGCAAAGCGGGGGCCTATGGTATTCAGGGTCTGGGCGGCGCGTTCATCAGCCACTTGAGTGGCAGCTATACCGGCGTAATGGGCTTGCCCGTGCACGAAACCTACCGCTTGCTGGAACTGGCCAATCTGAAGATTCGCACACCCGGCTAAACCGGAGAAACAGCCTGATCAGAACAGGAATGGGGAACTCTCCGCACAAGGCCTAGTCCCATTCTTTTATTCCATTTGGCTCTTAGTATATATTTTATGGATATATACATTCACCGACTGTTTTGCAGGATTTAATCACCATGTCGCTTTCTTCTTTTTCGATTCGTCTTGCCTTGGCCGGTTTGCTATGTACCAGCACCCTTGCTCACGCCGCCGACCGCCCCGCTGCCCTGAAGGCTCTGGAAGAACAAGGGCTGTCCATTGTGGGCGAGTTTGATGCTCCCGGTGGCCTGAAAGCCTGGGGCGCATATAGCGGGAATCGGGCACTGGCCATCTACAACTTGCCCGATGGGCAACACATGATGGTGGGCACCATGATCGATGCCAATGGCGAAGAGGTGCGACCTGCCGGCCTGGACGAGCTGGTTCAACCGGCTATCGCCAAAGACATGCTGGGCAAGCTGGAAAAATCCCGCTGGATCAAGGATGGCGACGACAAGGCCCCTCGCGTGGTCTACGTCTTTACCGATCCAAACTGCCCGTACTGCATGCAATTCTGGCAAATGGCCCGCCCGTGGGTGGAGTCCGGCAAGGTACAGCTGCGTCACATCATGGTTGGCATCCTGGCCCCCAGCAGCAGCCTGAAATCCGCCGCCATCCTGGCCGCCAAGGATCCTACCAAGGCCTTGAACGAGCACTCTCTGGCCATGCTGAAAGACCGCAGCGCCGGTGTGAAAGGTCTGGACAGCGTGCCCAGCGACATCGAGGCCGACCTGACCCGCAATGAAGACCTGATGATGGGCTGGGATTTGCGTGCTACCCCCGCCATGGTCTGGCAGGATGAGCAGGGTCGCATCCAAATGCAGACCGGCGCTTCACCCGACATCACCGAACGCGTTTTTGGCCCACGTTAATTTCAAGCAGGACGTTTATTCATGAGCACTCGTGTTCTCTTGCATGCCCCCACCGCCGATGCCCTGGAGCGCGCTCGCAGCAAT
This genomic window from Alcaligenes faecalis contains:
- a CDS encoding DMT family transporter, coding for MTHGRALAAIHVAAVLFGLTGIFGELIQVGAMLITAGRASFAVLALFISIRSQGRGLGQGMKAADFRTLLMASIMLAIHWATFFVAVKVGGVAIATLGFASFPAFITLCEWAVLRERVTVSEWIILALVTFGLLLVTPSFDFQDQSTIGLAWAIASGFTFAMFTLINRRAAKHLSAQQVAWWENLFVALMCWPFAIPLLGDSTLVDWVWIALLGVFCTALSHYLLVSALTVLNARSAGIVIALEPVYAIAFAALLFAQYPSSRALLGGAIMIGAITWAGLRPPKSS
- a CDS encoding tartrate dehydrogenase encodes the protein MSKVHRIAVIAGDGIGKEVMPEGLRILEVAARRHAINFDWKVLDWSSDYYQKHGTMMPSDWKAQLMDTEAIFFGAMGWPDLVPDHVSLWESLFKFRREFDQYINLRPVRLMPGVRSPLAGREPGDIDFFIVRENTEGEYSNSGGIMFEGTQREVVIQESVFTRTGTDRVLKFAFELAKKRGKHVTAATKSNGISISMPWWDSRVAAMGEQYPDVKWDKYHIDILCAHFVQHPDWFDVVVASNLFGDILSDLGPACTGTIGIAPSANLNPERVFPSLFEPVHGSAPDIYGKGIANPVGQIWSGALMLDFLGYPQAAAEVVQAIEQVLANGPRTPDLGGQASTAEVGAAVAQVLEAMA
- a CDS encoding 2-hydroxyacid dehydrogenase, yielding MPTQLPHLVVATARPSETTRWADEFRKAYPHWKVDEFVPGQPSTGATYAVVWQPDTVLFKQEPNLRATFNLGAGVDAVAGTIPAEMPLYRLEDAGMAEQMAEYALYGVLRAVGRFQPYEEQAREGKWKAHRPIDRRQWPVAVLGLGAIGSKIAKVIASLGYPVHGWSRRLHEADFPCYAGEQGLKECVSASRILVNALPLTPQTEGLINRDVLSNLQPGGYLINVARGGHLVDADVLEALKSGHLSGALLDAFTQEPLPADHPYWGIPSVMITPHISGITVRELALEQIGSRIELLQEGKPASGRVNHSQGY
- a CDS encoding helicase HerA-like domain-containing protein; the protein is MADPILLAQNSNTPIYLLPALANRHGCITGATGTGKTVTLQVLAEAFSRQGTPVFLADAKGDLSGISQAAQPNPKLQERLQKLGLPEPAWGANPVTFWDIFGEQGHPVRATISDMGPLLLAQILELNDTQEGILNILFRVADDEGQLILDLKDLRALLQDISDRAAELRGQYGNIAAASVGAIQRALLRLETQGADRFFGEPALDVMDWIRTDSAGRGMINVLAADKLMQSPRLYAVFLLWMLADLYERLPEVGDLDKPRLVFFFDEAHLLFTGAPKALLEKVEQVVRLIRSKGVGIYFVTQNPLDIPDTVLGQLGNRVQHALRAFTPRDQKAVKTAAQTMRPNPGLDIEAAITELGVGEALVSMLDAKGIPTPTERAWLVAPGSRIGPATDAERQTVRQASLFGLKYDQAIDRESAYEVLAKKATDAAANGAAGATQAGGSAAAKDDGLMGVVNDFLFGSTGPRGGKKDGLVQSMIKTETKRAATKVLRGVLGSLFGGKR
- a CDS encoding YebC/PmpR family DNA-binding transcriptional regulator; translation: MAGHSKWANIQHRKGRQDAKRGKLWTKIIREVTVAARAGGPDPESNPRLRMAWDKATAANMPKDNILRAIQRGAGGADDANYEEIRYEGYGINGAAVIVDCMTDNRQRTVSDVRHAFTKNGGNLGLDGSVVFQFRHCGQFLFAPGTSEDTIMEIGLEAGADDIVTDEEGLIEVLCAPTDYPAVQAAFQAAGLTPEVEGVVMKALNETELSGDDAVKMQKLLDALEGLDDVQEVYTTAVMDEAE
- the purD gene encoding phosphoribosylamine--glycine ligase: MKLLVVGSGGREHALAWRLAQSARVQTVYVAPGNGGTARAERIENLAITDIQELIAFVKQEKIAFTVVGPEAPLAAGIVDAFRAAGLKIFGPTQAAAQLESSKDYAKAFMVRHNIPTAAYATFTDPEAAKDYIRQQGAPIVVKADGLAAGKGVIVATTLEEALGAIDDILGDGRFGAAGARVVVEECLTGEEASFIVMCDGKNVLPMATSQDHKRLKDGDQGPNTGGMGAYSPAPIVSPTLHNRIMREVIHPTMQGMAKEGLPYSGFLYAGVMIDDGPDATRPIKVLEFNCRMGDPETQPIMMRIKSDLTETFELALAGKLDEATIEWDRRTAIGVVLAAANYPEEPRTGDAITQFAKDTDECITFHAGTQMKEGTVVTTGGRVLCVTAMADSIRRAQEAAYEAISQTHFDGKQFRTDIGWRALPSSES
- the hemF gene encoding oxygen-dependent coproporphyrinogen oxidase, with the protein product MSLPIDTVQAYFRQLQSHIVDTLEQLDGTPFESDQWDRPEGGGGLSRLLENGPVFERAAVLFSHVKGHTLPPSASAHRPELAGRPWEAMGVSLVIHPRNPFVPTTHMNVRMFVAQAQTADQDDVFWFGGGLDLTPYYLHEDDARHFHQVCHDALAPHGADYYPRYKRWCDEYFYLKHRNETRGIGGIFYDDLNEPGFEASFALTRSVGNSFTDAYAPIVRARMDQEYTQAHRDFQAIRRGRYVEFNLVFDRGTLFGLQSGGRTESILLSMPPQANWRYNWSPEPGTPEAALAQYLVPREWI
- the nadD gene encoding nicotinate (nicotinamide) nucleotide adenylyltransferase is translated as MDLKRVGLLGGSFDPIHKAHVALAVAAFEQLQLDQVQLLPAAQPWQRDALGASTQDRLAMAELAAQRHPGLQVNPVEIERGGPTYTIDTVRSLPAGSRYYWILGSDQLHNFCSWNDWQEILEYVELAVAQRPGSPVETPEALQQELSRLQRRLHQIDFLPMDISATQIRERVQRGDNITALVPEEVAQYIDKKRLYLSHPQARPV
- the rsfS gene encoding ribosome silencing factor, whose amino-acid sequence is MNIETLQRLVIDALEDVKAQDIKVFSTTHMTGLFDRVVIASGTSNRQTRALAQNVFDKARQNKVEVLAHEGEDTGEWVLLDLGDIVVHCMQPAIRQYYNLEELWGERPVEVELLPQSRQVPPAGFFASADEDED
- the rlmH gene encoding 23S rRNA (pseudouridine(1915)-N(3))-methyltransferase RlmH, with the translated sequence MKLIVIAVGQRMPDWVEQGWQEYARRMPQDCAIELREIKAEPRTSGKTPAQMMQAEAKRIEAAIPAQAMRIALDERGKDLTTVKLAQELERWRSSGQDIAILVGGPDGLDAALKQSCHGMLRLSSLTLPHPLVRIFLAEQLYRAWSVMTGHPYHRA
- a CDS encoding Maf family protein — protein: MPFQPIYLASASPRRHDLLNSIQITHEVLNVPSPPGEDEPRLEQEAVLDYVRRTARDKLLRALEWRAQNSSLDQERAILSADTTVCMGEDIFGKPADMADAARILRELSGRRHKVMTALSLGVGGVEFESISISEVSFKTLNEQEIAEYCASGEPMGKAGAYGIQGLGGAFISHLSGSYTGVMGLPVHETYRLLELANLKIRTPG
- the dsbG gene encoding thiol:disulfide interchange protein DsbG produces the protein MSLSSFSIRLALAGLLCTSTLAHAADRPAALKALEEQGLSIVGEFDAPGGLKAWGAYSGNRALAIYNLPDGQHMMVGTMIDANGEEVRPAGLDELVQPAIAKDMLGKLEKSRWIKDGDDKAPRVVYVFTDPNCPYCMQFWQMARPWVESGKVQLRHIMVGILAPSSSLKSAAILAAKDPTKALNEHSLAMLKDRSAGVKGLDSVPSDIEADLTRNEDLMMGWDLRATPAMVWQDEQGRIQMQTGASPDITERVFGPR